The Candidatus Schekmanbacteria bacterium genomic interval ACAGATCATCAATCTTTTGTTCCTTAATATTCATTCCAGCAAATGCGATCTTGAATTTTTGCTTTAGTACATTAACATCTAGACTCTTAGTTATTTCTGCCTTAATGACTCCATCAGACAATGATGAAAATTGCTGGCATTGTTCATCAATAGTAGTAATCTTTTCGTTGTGTAACATATCCCATCTCTCTCGTAAGTCTTTGTATATTGCCTCCGGATCTCCGAGTGCATTTAATGCATTGCGATTCTCTATTTGCAGCTTTTTTAAAGCAATTACCCTTTTTTCGATATCTTGTATTTGCTTTAATTGTTGTTGATTCACGTTTGCGTTTGCTTTTGCTGCTTCATATTGCTCACCAAAATCGGCTTTCAGATTTTCCCAACTTTTAATTTTTTCACTTATATCTTTAAAAGATGATTCACTAACGAGTTCAAAAAGGATGTCAATTTGATTTTTTATTTCTGTGAATTTATTCAAAAATTCATTTTTAATCTCTTCAATAATTTTTGCATTTTCAAGTTCGACTTTTTCTTCCTTATCTGTCAAACTACCACTAAATTCAGATTTAAGCGATTCTACTAATGCTTGTGCATTCTTAAGCTCGTTTTTTAAGTTTTCTATTATTTGATCTTCTGTATCGTATCTTGCCTTTTGAACGATTATCTTCTGATCATCATCTGAAAGACCTTTGAGGTTAGCGCGCAAACCTTCCAATTGTATTGTCAACGAATTGATTTCGATGTTGTACTTATTTATTTCTACCTCAATTTCTTTTTTACGAATTAAATTACTATAAGTAACTCTGGTTTTTGCGTCCGTATCGCGAATATCAGAACGGATTTTATCAAGTGTCTTCTTTATTGGTAGCTCTACAAAACGTTTTAGTTCTTCAATCCGTACACCAACACTGCTGAGCTGTTTTTGACTATAAGCTTGGAGTGGGAACAAATTTCTAATTTCTTGTTCAGTGGTTTTTATAAAATCAGCATCACTAATTTTTAAAAGTATCTCTTGAGTCTTAGAACTTCTCTTTACTACGTGTTTTATATCATTTAGTAAAAAGTTTACATGAACCTCACCATCATATTTTTGCAAGGTATCATCGATTAGTTTTTTCCTTTTAATTTGAACTGGGGCAATATCTGAATCAATGTTATCAATTGACTGATCACAAAGACCCCATCGGAGATATTCCAATATTGTAGATTTACCTGTTCCGCGACCGCCGATGATAGCGTTATATTGCTGATTTAAATCAATTTCAACCCTACCTAAAAACTTGGAGTTGGAAACACTAACTGATGTGATCCATAGACTTGGCAATGCAGGTTCGTCATGGGACATCCTTGATTCTTTCGCGAGACAAGCCTGTCTTAACGCCTCAGCAGTAGGCTCAGACCACTTAATCCATGTGCATGATTTCCCGAGATCTTCATGTGTTCTTTTCCTATTGTCTGAAGTCTGAACTACTGCAATTGACTTGAAGCCATACTCTTGATTTTTCCCATTGATAATCGACTGATTACCGTTACCTAAACTAGACGCAAAACCATCAATATAGCCACCAACACATGGCATTAATTTATAGTAGTCGTAAAAGCCGCTTCTTAGGAGAGTTTTGTAACCACCATCGCTTACATTCGGAAATACAATAAATCTTCCTTTTATGTAGTCTAGGTTATTAAGCTTTTCATAAAGGTCCTTGAAATTACCAGAAACAGTATTTGGAATTGCTTGCGTATGAGCGTGTTTAGCTTCATCATTACCATTTGGTGTAAGGTGTAATGGCAAGGGTTGTTAAAACGCCGTGAAGTAAATTCTCTGGAAAATTTGTATCTAGTATTAGTAGTGCCTGACATGGTGGTGTTGCGAGGGTAAGTTCAAGTCCAGGGAAAACGATAATTTTTCTTTCTGATTCTATTTTGTTGCCATAAGTATCTTGTTCGGATTCAGCGGCTTTCTTTATGTACGGAAAAAAGACAAAGTCGTGATGATCTGTTATGGCAAGAGCTCCGATGCCTTTTTCTCGGCATGATCGAATAAGTTCTTCTGCGTACACCTTGCGTTCATCTGCCGTAGTAGCATTTTCGCCACTCCAATTTAAATCACGAGGTGTGTGTACCTGAAAGTCACATTTATAAAAGTGTGCACCTTTATCCATAAAATTAGATAATTATTTGTTCCAAATTCTTATAACTTCCTGAAACGATTTTGGTTTATGGTCAAGTTTCTCACAATCTTCCTGCGTAATATAAAGCATTTTAAATTTTCTATCGTTTTGCGTTGTCTGTTAGTTCCATATAAGTTATTTTATTTATTTTACAATAGCATAAATTGCTTGAAAGTATATAGTTTCTCTGCAATAAAAAAGCATGAGCCAGAAAACATATATCTTTTTTGACGAATCATATCCCAAAAGCGTAAATTATAGAATCGTTATACCTGCAATATTAGTTCCTCAGATGGAATATGAGAAATATTTTAGTAAAGCGAAGTTCCCTCAGATGATAAAAAGTGAACGAACAACAGCAATCAATATTTTTCTTGGAAAAATTAACGGACGCGCTTGCCTTAGCTTCGCTGATGTTGATAAAATATTAGTTAGCCCCGGCAAAAAATATTCATTGAAAGATGGTGGAAAAACTTCAAATCCAGATTTGATCTGGTCACCTCTTGTAATGTCAGCAATAACCATTCTTATTGAAGAAGCTATTCATAGTGATAAACTACTAATTCAGGAAATAGCTATTTATCATGATCCTAAAAGTCTCTCCCCAAAGCATCTTGAAACATTTTACAATTTTATCACGAATTGTTTGCCAGAATTAATTAATGATCAAATTATGAAAAAAAATCTAAATATGAAAAAGCCAATTTCCATTAAAAGCATTAAACCTATTGCAAAATGGAATAAAAAAAATGGATCACCATCAAAATTTCAAAGAGGTATTTCTATGGCGGATCAGTTAGGTAATTATGCTAACGACATTATTTCAACTAAGAATCAATTTTCAAGAATCACAATTGAAAATTGTTCAAAAGAAACCAATAAGCTTCTGCATAATGTTAATAAAAAATACAATTCTTAATATCGATTTGATTTTATTAAAAAGATCAGACGAATCCGTTCCTTTCAATGCATGTAATTAATTTCTCTGTCGCAAGTGATATTAATTCAATTTTTAAATCACACTGCGTTGTAACTAAGGAGTGTTTTATAATAGGTTTGTTTATGAGGTAGGGCTTGTTCTTTCAGAAATTCTAAGTCAATAGTTCCCTTTTTAATATGTATATCAATCTTTTTTTTATTACAGAAAGTGATTACCTTATAAGCCATCTCATTATAGAAGGTCTTTTGATCTGCATAATTGCCAATCATATAATTATAATTCCACTTACCAAAAACAATTTTGTCTGCAAAAGATACTGCCTCTAAAATTTTTTCTATATCTTGTTTTATCACATTAGGTGTCGGATAGGGTTCAATACTAACCCAGGTTTTCATGCCACGATTATGCAAGTATTTAAGAGATGCTATCCGTTCTTTAATGGGAGAGGCAAACGGCTCAAATCTGTTTTTGAATTGTTCTGAAAGAGAAACTAAGGTAATTCCATAT includes:
- a CDS encoding AAA family ATPase, with product MPLHLTPNGNDEAKHAHTQAIPNTVSGNFKDLYEKLNNLDYIKGRFIVFPNVSDGGYKTLLRSGFYDYYKLMPCVGGYIDGFASSLGNGNQSIINGKNQEYGFKSIAVVQTSDNRKRTHEDLGKSCTWIKWSEPTAEALRQACLAKESRMSHDEPALPSLWITSVSVSNSKFLGRVEIDLNQQYNAIIGGRGTGKSTILEYLRWGLCDQSIDNIDSDIAPVQIKRKKLIDDTLQKYDGEVHVNFLLNDIKHVVKRSSKTQEILLKISDADFIKTTEQEIRNLFPLQAYSQKQLSSVGVRIEELKRFVELPIKKTLDKIRSDIRDTDAKTRVTYSNLIRKKEIEVEINKYNIEINSLTIQLEGLRANLKGLSDDDQKIIVQKARYDTEDQIIENLKNELKNAQALVESLKSEFSGSLTDKEEKVELENAKIIEEIKNEFLNKFTEIKNQIDILFELVSESSFKDISEKIKSWENLKADFGEQYEAAKANANVNQQQLKQIQDIEKRVIALKKLQIENRNALNALGDPEAIYKDLRERWDMLHNEKITTIDEQCQQFSSLSDGVIKAEITKSLDVNVLKQKFKIAFAGMNIKEQKIDDLCQYMLSAENPLFNWNNILTELESLVFHNVSGYEQLPLTPILDKCGLILSEKTRIVNNFEPKKWLDLSVTELEFNPNFFYYTNKDTSEYIEFVDASAGQQATALLSILLNQHGGPLIIDQPEDDVDSKMIKSIVEQIWESKSKRQLIFASHNANFVVNGDAELVICCDYIKAGDQTGGQIKCVGAIDNEKIKEEITTVTEGGEEAFKLRMKKYGF
- a CDS encoding radical SAM protein, yielding MEEIIRKTLLYKSGVEYADYSLNHAEGCSHGCTYPCYAMMIKKRSGVIKDYTDWKKPKIVSNALELLDKEIPKYKSKIKYVYLSFATDPFMYKVPEVTEISLKIIKRLNQDNIKVVSITKGIYPKDLTDKKNYGSQNEYGITLVSLSEQFKNRFEPFASPIKERIASLKYLHNRGMKTWVSIEPYPTPNVIKQDIEKILEAVSFADKIVFGKWNYNYMIGNYADQKTFYNEMAYKVITFCNKKKIDIHIKKGTIDLEFLKEQALPHKQTYYKTLLSYNAV